A genomic window from Streptococcus sanguinis includes:
- a CDS encoding serine hydroxymethyltransferase, whose translation MIFDQEDYKAFDPEIWEAVAKEEERQQHNIELIASENVVSKAVMAAQGSILTNKYAEGYPGRRYYGGTDVVDVIESLAIERAKEIFGAKFANVQPHSGSQANCAAYMALIEPGDTVMGMDLSAGGHLTHGASVSFSGQTYNFVSYSVDPETELLDFDAILQQAKEVQPKLIVAGASAYSHIIDFSKFREIADAVGAKLMVDMAHIAGLVAAGLHPSPVPYADITTTTTHKTLRGPRGGLILTNDEDLAKKINSAIFPGIQGGPLEHVIAAKAVAFKEVLDPAFKVYAQQILDNAQAMAQVFRQHDKFRVISDGTENHLFLVDVTKVVENGKVAQNLLDEVNITLNKNSIPYETLSPFKTSGIRIGTAAIAARGFGVTESIKVAELIIKALENTENEAVLNQVRAEVRELTDAFPLYEGLN comes from the coding sequence ATGATTTTTGACCAAGAAGACTACAAAGCATTTGACCCAGAGATTTGGGAAGCAGTTGCTAAAGAAGAAGAACGTCAGCAGCATAATATTGAGCTGATTGCTTCAGAAAATGTCGTTTCTAAAGCTGTCATGGCTGCTCAAGGTTCTATTTTGACCAATAAGTACGCTGAAGGTTATCCAGGTCGCCGTTACTATGGTGGGACAGATGTAGTGGATGTGATTGAGAGTCTGGCAATTGAACGCGCCAAGGAAATCTTTGGTGCTAAGTTTGCTAATGTTCAGCCTCACTCAGGCAGCCAGGCAAATTGCGCTGCTTATATGGCTTTGATTGAGCCAGGCGATACAGTTATGGGTATGGATTTGTCTGCCGGCGGCCACTTGACTCATGGTGCATCAGTCAGCTTCTCTGGTCAAACCTATAATTTTGTATCTTATAGTGTTGATCCGGAAACAGAATTACTTGACTTTGATGCAATCCTCCAGCAAGCCAAGGAAGTTCAGCCTAAGCTGATTGTGGCAGGGGCTTCAGCCTACTCTCACATCATTGACTTTTCAAAATTCCGTGAAATCGCTGATGCAGTAGGTGCCAAGCTTATGGTAGATATGGCTCACATCGCCGGCTTGGTTGCTGCAGGTCTCCATCCTAGCCCTGTTCCTTATGCAGATATCACAACCACGACAACCCACAAGACCTTGCGTGGTCCTCGCGGCGGCTTGATTTTGACAAATGATGAAGACCTAGCTAAGAAAATTAACTCAGCTATCTTCCCGGGCATTCAAGGCGGACCATTGGAGCATGTCATTGCAGCCAAAGCAGTTGCCTTTAAAGAAGTACTTGACCCAGCTTTCAAGGTTTATGCTCAGCAGATTTTGGACAATGCCCAAGCAATGGCGCAAGTCTTCCGTCAGCATGACAAGTTCCGTGTGATTTCTGACGGTACTGAAAATCACCTTTTCTTAGTTGATGTCACTAAGGTTGTAGAAAATGGGAAAGTAGCGCAAAATCTCTTGGATGAGGTTAATATTACCCTCAATAAAAACTCCATCCCTTACGAGACTTTGTCACCATTTAAGACTAGCGGAATTCGTATCGGTACAGCAGCTATTGCAGCTCGAGGCTTTGGTGTAACAGAAAGCATCAAGGTAGCCGAGCTTATTATCAAGGCTTTGGAAAACACTGAAAATGAAGCAGTGCTGAATCAGGTACGGGCAGAAGTTCGCGAATTGACGGACGCTTTTCCGCTCTATGAGGGCTTGAACTAA
- a CDS encoding threonylcarbamoyl-AMP synthase, which translates to MDKIEKTLAAGGAVVLPTETVYGLFAQALNQEAVERVYELKRRPRAKALNLNVASLEEIYAFSKNQPSYLKQLYQTFLPGPLTIILQANDRVPAWINSGMKTVGFRIPKHPVTLDLIRKYGPLIGPSANLSGKASGTSFQQIMMDFQEEVSGVEDDDSLTGQDSTILDLSGEKALILRQGAITREDILAQVNGIKF; encoded by the coding sequence ATGGATAAGATAGAAAAGACTCTGGCAGCAGGCGGAGCAGTTGTCCTGCCTACAGAAACTGTTTATGGCCTCTTTGCCCAGGCTTTGAATCAAGAGGCGGTTGAACGAGTCTACGAATTAAAACGAAGACCTCGTGCCAAGGCTCTTAATCTCAATGTGGCTAGCTTGGAAGAGATTTATGCCTTTTCCAAGAATCAGCCCAGTTATCTGAAGCAACTCTATCAAACCTTTCTACCTGGGCCGCTGACTATTATCCTCCAAGCCAATGACCGAGTGCCTGCTTGGATAAACTCAGGTATGAAAACCGTAGGTTTTCGGATTCCTAAACATCCGGTCACCCTGGACTTGATTCGGAAGTACGGTCCCTTGATTGGTCCATCCGCCAATCTTTCTGGAAAAGCTAGTGGAACTTCTTTCCAGCAGATTATGATGGATTTCCAAGAGGAGGTCTCGGGGGTAGAAGATGATGACTCTTTGACCGGTCAGGATTCAACTATTCTAGACTTGTCTGGAGAAAAGGCTCTTATTTTACGCCAAGGGGCAATCACTCGCGAGGATATTCTCGCCCAAGTAAATGGTATAAAATTTTAA
- the prfA gene encoding peptide chain release factor 1, which translates to MNIYEQLQAVEDRYEELGELLSDPDVVSDTKRFMELSKEEASTRDTVAAYREYKKVLQNITDAEEMIKDASGDADLEEMAKLELKDAKTEKEEYEEKLKILLLPKDPNDDKNIILEIRGAAGGDEAQLFAGDLLQMYQKYAESQGWRFEVMEASYNGVGGIKEVVAMVSGQSVYSKLKYESGAHRVQRVPVTESQGRVHTSTATVLVMPEIEEVEYDIDPKDLRVDIYHASGAGGQNVNKVATAVRIVHLPTNIKVEMQEERTQQKNRDKAMKIIRARVADHFAQIAQDEQDAERKSTIGTGDRSERIRTYNFPQNRVTDHRIGLTLQKLDTILAGKLDEVVDALVLYDQTQKLEELNK; encoded by the coding sequence ATGAACATCTATGAACAGTTACAAGCGGTTGAAGATCGCTACGAAGAACTTGGTGAACTCCTAAGCGACCCAGATGTAGTCAGCGATACCAAGCGCTTTATGGAGCTTTCTAAGGAAGAAGCCAGCACCCGCGATACAGTGGCGGCTTACCGCGAGTATAAAAAAGTTCTGCAAAACATCACAGACGCCGAAGAAATGATTAAAGACGCCTCTGGTGATGCGGACTTGGAGGAAATGGCCAAGCTGGAACTAAAAGATGCCAAGACTGAAAAAGAAGAATACGAGGAAAAACTAAAAATCCTTCTTTTACCGAAAGATCCAAACGATGATAAGAATATTATCCTTGAAATCCGCGGTGCAGCAGGAGGAGATGAGGCTCAGTTGTTCGCAGGAGACCTCTTGCAGATGTATCAAAAATATGCTGAGAGCCAAGGCTGGCGCTTTGAAGTTATGGAAGCTTCTTACAATGGTGTAGGTGGAATCAAGGAAGTGGTCGCTATGGTCTCAGGTCAGTCGGTCTACTCAAAGCTTAAGTATGAATCTGGCGCTCACCGCGTACAGCGGGTTCCTGTAACCGAAAGCCAAGGCCGCGTTCACACCTCGACGGCAACCGTCTTGGTTATGCCAGAAATCGAAGAAGTCGAATACGACATTGATCCTAAAGATTTGCGCGTTGACATCTACCACGCGTCTGGTGCTGGCGGACAGAACGTCAATAAGGTTGCGACCGCTGTTCGTATTGTCCATCTGCCAACCAATATCAAGGTCGAAATGCAGGAAGAACGGACCCAGCAGAAGAATAGAGATAAGGCTATGAAAATCATCCGAGCCCGCGTAGCAGACCACTTTGCTCAAATTGCTCAAGATGAGCAGGATGCAGAGCGCAAGTCTACGATTGGCACAGGTGATCGCTCAGAGCGGATTCGTACCTATAATTTCCCGCAAAACCGGGTGACAGATCACCGTATCGGTTTGACCTTGCAAAAGCTGGACACGATTTTAGCTGGCAAACTGGATGAAGTCGTTGACGCTCTGGTTCTCTATGACCAAACTCAAAAGCTAGAAGAGCTGAATAAATAA
- a CDS encoding thymidine kinase encodes MAQLYYKYGTMNSGKTIEILKVAHNYEEQGKSVVIMTSALDTRDGFGVVSSRIGMKRNAMAIEDQTDIFGYIQQLPEKPYCVLIDEAQFLKRHHVYDLARVVDELDVPVMAFGLKNDFRNELFEGSKHLLLLADKIEEIKTICQYCSRKATMVLRTDNGKPVYDGEQIKIGGHETYISVCRKHYFNPDIK; translated from the coding sequence ATGGCTCAGTTATACTACAAATATGGCACGATGAATTCGGGCAAGACCATTGAAATTTTGAAAGTGGCCCACAATTATGAAGAACAAGGCAAGAGCGTAGTCATCATGACCTCAGCTCTTGATACCCGCGACGGCTTTGGTGTCGTTTCTAGTCGTATCGGTATGAAGCGGAATGCTATGGCTATTGAAGATCAGACGGATATTTTTGGCTATATCCAGCAGCTGCCTGAAAAACCTTATTGTGTTTTGATTGATGAGGCTCAGTTCTTGAAACGCCATCATGTCTATGATTTGGCTAGAGTGGTGGATGAGTTGGATGTTCCAGTTATGGCTTTTGGTCTGAAAAACGACTTTCGCAATGAACTCTTTGAAGGCTCCAAACACCTCTTGCTCTTGGCTGACAAGATTGAGGAGATTAAAACCATTTGCCAATATTGCTCTCGTAAGGCCACCATGGTTTTACGGACTGATAACGGAAAGCCGGTTTATGACGGAGAACAGATTAAAATTGGCGGCCACGAGACCTATATCTCAGTCTGCCGCAAGCACTATTTTAACCCTGACATTAAATAA
- a CDS encoding 4-oxalocrotonate tautomerase, with product MPFVRIDLFEGRTLEQKKALAKEVTEAVVRNTGAPQSAVHVIINDMPEGTYFPQGQMREK from the coding sequence ATGCCATTTGTTAGAATTGATTTATTTGAAGGTCGTACTCTGGAGCAGAAAAAAGCTCTTGCCAAGGAAGTAACTGAAGCCGTTGTCAGAAATACAGGCGCACCTCAGTCTGCTGTCCATGTCATTATTAACGACATGCCAGAAGGAACTTACTTCCCACAAGGTCAAATGAGGGAAAAATAA
- a CDS encoding 2-oxo acid dehydrogenase subunit E2 translates to MATEIVMPKLGLTMTEGLINNWLVKEGDTVAAGQPVLEISSEKLTSDVEAPSAGVILKIISQAGDTVPCKKVIAWIGEAGESIPGMETEEVSANKSESDKGAVGSEPELAEKTVAASSNTVGKNEKGRIFITPLARKIAKEKGYDISMISGTGGKGRITRRDVENHKPEALPTQAPESSLAILQPASQADYGAGLTGIRKTIAERMMTSLQTSAQVTLHRKVDISRLMIFRQDMKDKVASPLENGEISITTLLTKAVAKALKDHPQLNAWYFNGQYQEVEDIHIGIATALSDGLVVPVIRHVDKLTLADLGLAIKTEANQARKGTLDPALYSGSTFSITNLGGAGIEYFTPILNTPEVAILGVGALQTSLALDSQGQVCEQKFLPLSLTFDHQVVDGQPAAEFLASLADKLESPYDLVF, encoded by the coding sequence ATGGCTACAGAAATTGTAATGCCTAAGCTAGGCTTAACAATGACCGAAGGTCTGATAAATAACTGGCTGGTCAAGGAAGGCGACACCGTAGCTGCTGGTCAGCCTGTCTTGGAAATCAGTTCTGAAAAATTGACCAGCGATGTAGAGGCGCCAAGTGCAGGAGTGATTTTAAAAATTATCAGTCAGGCGGGCGATACTGTCCCGTGCAAGAAAGTAATTGCATGGATTGGTGAAGCAGGAGAATCTATTCCAGGTATGGAGACGGAAGAAGTCTCTGCGAATAAATCAGAAAGTGATAAGGGAGCAGTTGGTTCAGAGCCAGAGCTAGCTGAAAAAACTGTGGCAGCAAGTTCCAACACTGTCGGAAAAAATGAAAAAGGACGTATTTTCATCACTCCGCTGGCTCGAAAGATTGCTAAGGAAAAAGGATATGATATTTCCATGATTTCAGGAACGGGAGGCAAGGGCCGCATTACCCGACGGGATGTAGAGAATCATAAACCAGAGGCACTCCCAACCCAAGCACCGGAAAGTAGTTTAGCAATCCTTCAGCCGGCTAGTCAGGCTGACTATGGTGCAGGATTGACAGGCATTCGCAAGACTATTGCAGAGCGGATGATGACCAGTCTCCAGACATCAGCTCAGGTCACCTTGCACCGTAAGGTGGATATCAGCAGGCTGATGATCTTTAGACAGGATATGAAAGATAAGGTGGCTTCTCCATTAGAAAATGGCGAAATCAGCATCACGACTCTGCTGACAAAGGCAGTTGCCAAGGCATTGAAAGATCACCCTCAGCTCAACGCTTGGTATTTCAATGGTCAGTATCAGGAAGTAGAAGATATTCATATCGGTATTGCGACTGCGCTTAGTGATGGTCTGGTGGTGCCGGTCATTCGTCACGTGGATAAGCTGACATTGGCTGATTTGGGCTTAGCTATCAAAACAGAGGCCAATCAAGCTCGTAAAGGAACTTTGGATCCAGCTCTTTACTCAGGTTCAACCTTCAGTATTACCAATCTCGGGGGAGCAGGAATTGAGTATTTCACTCCTATCCTAAATACACCAGAAGTGGCCATTTTAGGAGTTGGTGCCCTTCAAACGTCACTGGCTCTTGACAGCCAAGGACAGGTCTGTGAGCAGAAATTCCTGCCGCTCAGCTTGACTTTTGATCATCAAGTTGTAGATGGTCAGCCCGCAGCGGAGTTTCTAGCAAGTCTAGCGGACAAATTGGAGTCTCCTTACGATTTGGTTTTCTGA
- a CDS encoding alpha-ketoacid dehydrogenase subunit beta codes for MARQLLFMKAINEALDQAMAKDDTVILLGEDIAGGATIKHLEEENEEAWGGVMGVTKGLMPKYGRERVIDTPISEHGYVSASVGMALTGLRPVPELMFNDFIGFCFDAILGQGSKMRYMFGGKAKVPMTMRTMHGAGASAAAQHSGSYYGIFGSIPGIKVVVPATPYDAKGLLLASIEDDNIVIYSEDKTLYGIKGEVPEEYYTVPIGKAAVRREGTDLTIVTIGKMLYVAYEVADRLEKDGISVEVIDLRTVAPWDEETVFESVKKTGRLIIVDESNPHNNTATDIAAVVTDKCFDYLDGPVKCVCAPNVPVPFAVNLEQLYIPNADKVLTVAAELIDDLKR; via the coding sequence ATGGCTAGACAACTGTTATTTATGAAAGCAATCAATGAAGCGCTGGATCAGGCAATGGCAAAAGATGACACCGTAATCCTTCTGGGAGAAGATATTGCTGGCGGTGCAACAATCAAGCACTTGGAAGAAGAAAACGAAGAAGCTTGGGGCGGTGTAATGGGTGTAACCAAAGGGCTTATGCCAAAATACGGCCGAGAGCGGGTGATTGATACTCCGATTTCTGAGCACGGATACGTGTCAGCTTCTGTTGGAATGGCCCTGACTGGCTTGCGGCCAGTACCGGAGCTGATGTTCAATGACTTTATCGGTTTCTGCTTTGACGCCATTCTGGGGCAAGGCTCAAAAATGCGCTATATGTTTGGTGGTAAGGCCAAGGTTCCGATGACAATGCGGACCATGCATGGGGCAGGAGCTTCGGCTGCAGCTCAACACTCGGGTTCATATTACGGTATCTTTGGATCTATTCCTGGTATAAAGGTAGTTGTTCCAGCAACTCCGTATGATGCTAAAGGGTTACTGCTGGCTTCCATTGAAGACGACAATATCGTGATTTATTCAGAAGATAAGACTCTCTATGGTATCAAGGGAGAGGTACCAGAAGAATATTATACAGTTCCAATTGGAAAGGCTGCTGTCCGCCGTGAAGGAACAGACCTCACTATCGTTACTATCGGTAAAATGCTTTATGTTGCTTATGAGGTGGCGGATCGCTTGGAAAAAGATGGTATTTCGGTTGAAGTGATTGACTTGAGAACGGTAGCCCCTTGGGATGAGGAGACAGTCTTTGAATCAGTCAAGAAAACTGGACGGCTGATTATCGTTGATGAATCCAACCCTCATAATAACACAGCGACGGATATTGCAGCTGTAGTGACTGATAAATGCTTTGATTATCTTGATGGCCCGGTAAAATGCGTCTGCGCGCCAAATGTGCCGGTACCATTTGCGGTGAATTTGGAACAGCTCTATATTCCTAATGCTGATAAGGTTCTGACAGTTGCTGCGGAATTGATTGACGATCTGAAGAGATAG
- a CDS encoding thiamine pyrophosphate-dependent dehydrogenase E1 component subunit alpha → MSNYKDLPQRLTKTRSQSAVSELVDLKVHDATEVEVEQISKEKAKTMYKTMWDIRNFEENTRRFFAAGQIPGFVHLYAGEEAIATGVCANLTDQDYITSTHRGHGHCVAKGGDLKGMMAEIFGKETGLGKGKGGSMHIADLDKGILGANGMVGGGFGLATGAAMRNKYLKTDSVAVCFFGDGAANEGNFHECLNMASIWKLPVIFVNENNFFAESTPQWYSSASGTIAERAAAYNMPGIRVNGKDLFAVYQVAKEAVERARRGEGPTLIEAVTYRDHGHFEGDEQRYKALEGEEKDWADVDALDVFRDYAIEHGLLTEEELDAILEESRKDVEEAIKFAQDSPIPRSESLLEDVFAD, encoded by the coding sequence ATGTCAAATTATAAAGATTTACCACAACGATTGACCAAAACAAGAAGCCAAAGTGCTGTATCGGAGCTAGTCGATTTAAAAGTCCATGATGCTACTGAAGTTGAGGTGGAGCAGATTTCCAAAGAAAAAGCCAAGACCATGTATAAAACCATGTGGGATATCCGTAATTTTGAGGAAAATACTCGGCGTTTCTTTGCTGCAGGACAGATTCCTGGCTTTGTTCACCTTTATGCCGGAGAGGAAGCGATTGCTACGGGTGTCTGTGCAAATTTGACAGACCAGGACTATATTACCAGTACTCACCGGGGACACGGTCACTGTGTTGCTAAGGGCGGTGATTTAAAGGGAATGATGGCAGAAATTTTTGGTAAGGAGACTGGACTTGGAAAAGGAAAAGGCGGATCTATGCACATCGCTGACTTGGACAAGGGAATCCTCGGTGCCAATGGTATGGTTGGTGGAGGCTTTGGTCTAGCTACCGGTGCAGCAATGCGCAACAAGTACTTGAAAACCGACAGTGTAGCTGTCTGCTTCTTCGGTGACGGTGCGGCCAATGAAGGGAATTTCCACGAATGTCTCAATATGGCATCAATTTGGAAACTGCCAGTTATCTTTGTCAATGAAAACAACTTCTTTGCAGAATCGACACCGCAATGGTATTCTTCAGCGTCTGGCACCATTGCTGAGAGAGCGGCTGCTTATAATATGCCTGGCATCCGGGTTAATGGTAAGGATTTATTCGCTGTCTACCAAGTAGCTAAGGAAGCTGTAGAACGGGCTCGTAGAGGGGAAGGACCTACCTTGATTGAGGCTGTTACGTATCGGGATCATGGTCACTTTGAAGGAGACGAGCAGAGGTACAAGGCTCTGGAAGGTGAAGAAAAAGACTGGGCTGATGTGGATGCTCTGGACGTCTTCCGTGATTACGCTATCGAGCATGGCCTCTTGACTGAAGAGGAGCTTGATGCCATCTTAGAAGAGTCTCGAAAGGATGTGGAAGAAGCAATCAAATTTGCTCAAGACAGTCCGATTCCTCGTTCTGAGTCTCTGTTGGAAGATGTATTTGCTGATTGA
- a CDS encoding ATP-dependent Clp protease ATP-binding subunit: protein MTEHYTHLLQEVLNAAKELAIQKHNYQVDIPHVWTVLTQPQAFALEFYTGLDLDINEFISVINQELAKIPVFSHTDKNRFGRQYSQRLKNLLDDAEAERAELRDEVVTVEHLILSLFHQQRNPITVFLKQAGIDKELVAKKLNKVRQGKRAVSSSQESRYQALSKYATNFNQWLADQTGRKVIGCKEEINDIIRVLSRKDKSNAILIGFPGVGKSKVMEGFVGRLIADDVPEHLLGKEVFKLNLGGLIAGTKYRGEFEERFKAVLDEVLAAKRKIILYIEDIHQIVTAGRTEGSLDAGNLLKPLLAQGQINIIGTTTFAAYRESFELDQALEGRFQRIRIEEPDQDKALTILQGLRENYQDFHGVSLTDEALQAAISLSIRYLSDRYLPDKALDLIDEACAVKKIQLTQAETERPNVSREDIASIVERITGIKVQGIMDNEREHLLNLDKLLRQRIVGQDQAVQKVSEAILRSRAGIQNPKRPIGSFLFLGPTGVGKTALAKALAERLFGNELEMVRLDMSEYMEKHAVARLVGPPPGYVGFEEGGQLTEAVRRRLYSIVLLDEIEKAHPDVFNTLLQVLDEGRLTDSKGRTIDFKNTILIMTSNIGSQQILESLKSEQGLTAETQEEVLSLLQHSFRPEFLNRIDETVIFNPLRAEDMINIVKIMVRQLQERLKHQKIQLYLSEEVYAFLAQKGYQPEFGARPIQRSILRYLETPLARYLVENKETTEMTVQVGLKDGQLDFNYLV from the coding sequence ATGACCGAACACTATACCCATCTTTTGCAAGAAGTACTAAATGCTGCAAAGGAATTAGCTATTCAAAAACACAATTATCAAGTGGACATTCCGCATGTCTGGACAGTGCTGACCCAGCCTCAGGCTTTTGCCTTGGAATTCTATACCGGTTTGGACCTTGATATTAATGAATTTATCAGCGTCATCAATCAGGAACTAGCCAAGATTCCTGTATTTTCACATACGGACAAGAACCGATTTGGACGTCAGTATAGCCAGCGTCTCAAGAATCTTTTAGATGATGCAGAGGCTGAGAGGGCGGAACTGAGGGACGAGGTAGTAACAGTAGAACACCTGATTCTCAGTTTATTTCATCAGCAGCGAAATCCGATAACTGTCTTTTTGAAGCAGGCAGGGATTGATAAGGAGCTGGTTGCGAAAAAGTTGAATAAGGTTCGTCAAGGCAAACGAGCAGTCTCTTCCAGTCAGGAGAGTCGCTATCAAGCCCTGAGCAAATATGCAACTAACTTTAATCAGTGGTTGGCAGACCAGACTGGTAGGAAGGTGATAGGCTGCAAAGAGGAAATCAATGATATTATCCGTGTCCTTTCCAGAAAAGACAAGAGCAATGCCATTCTCATAGGCTTTCCAGGTGTTGGAAAATCCAAAGTAATGGAGGGATTTGTTGGCAGATTGATTGCTGATGATGTTCCGGAACATTTACTGGGCAAGGAAGTTTTTAAGTTAAATCTAGGCGGACTGATTGCCGGAACTAAATATAGAGGAGAGTTTGAAGAGCGCTTCAAGGCTGTTTTGGATGAGGTGCTGGCTGCTAAGAGGAAGATTATTCTTTATATTGAGGATATCCACCAAATCGTGACAGCAGGTCGGACAGAGGGCTCTCTTGATGCAGGTAATCTTTTAAAGCCGCTCTTGGCTCAGGGACAGATTAATATCATCGGCACAACGACTTTTGCTGCCTATCGAGAAAGCTTCGAGCTAGATCAAGCTTTGGAGGGGCGCTTCCAGCGCATTCGCATTGAGGAGCCTGATCAAGATAAGGCATTGACAATTCTGCAAGGACTGCGGGAGAATTATCAGGACTTTCACGGAGTTTCCCTGACGGATGAAGCTCTGCAGGCAGCGATTAGTCTTTCAATTCGTTATCTGTCAGATCGTTATTTGCCTGATAAGGCACTGGACTTGATTGATGAGGCTTGTGCTGTCAAGAAAATCCAGCTAACTCAAGCGGAAACTGAACGACCAAACGTCAGTCGGGAAGATATAGCTAGTATCGTAGAGCGTATAACAGGAATCAAAGTGCAGGGAATCATGGACAATGAGCGCGAACACCTGCTAAATCTAGACAAGCTCCTGCGCCAGAGAATTGTAGGGCAAGACCAGGCTGTTCAAAAGGTTTCAGAAGCGATTTTGCGCTCGAGAGCAGGAATTCAAAATCCCAAGCGTCCTATTGGTTCATTCCTCTTTCTTGGTCCGACTGGAGTTGGGAAGACTGCTCTGGCAAAAGCCCTTGCTGAGCGGCTGTTTGGCAATGAGCTGGAAATGGTTCGACTGGATATGTCTGAATACATGGAAAAACATGCCGTGGCTCGTTTAGTTGGTCCACCGCCAGGCTACGTAGGATTTGAAGAGGGAGGACAGCTGACAGAAGCTGTTCGTAGAAGGCTTTATTCGATTGTCTTGCTGGATGAGATTGAGAAAGCCCATCCGGATGTATTTAACACCCTGCTGCAAGTATTGGACGAAGGACGCTTGACAGACTCTAAAGGGCGTACTATCGACTTTAAAAATACTATTTTGATTATGACAAGCAATATTGGCTCCCAGCAGATTTTGGAAAGTCTCAAAAGTGAACAGGGACTGACTGCTGAAACGCAGGAAGAAGTTCTGTCCTTGCTGCAACATAGCTTTAGGCCAGAGTTTTTAAATCGAATTGACGAGACGGTTATTTTCAACCCTCTGAGGGCAGAAGATATGATCAATATCGTAAAAATTATGGTTCGGCAACTTCAGGAAAGGTTGAAACATCAGAAGATTCAGCTTTATCTGAGCGAAGAAGTTTACGCTTTTTTAGCCCAGAAAGGCTACCAACCAGAGTTTGGTGCTCGTCCTATTCAAAGAAGCATTTTGCGCTATCTAGAAACGCCTTTGGCTCGTTATTTGGTCGAAAATAAGGAAACAACTGAAATGACAGTTCAAGTCGGTTTGAAGGATGGGCAACTGGATTTTAATTATTTGGTATAA
- a CDS encoding xanthine phosphoribosyltransferase: MKKLEERILRDGQVLGENILKVDSFLTHQVDFSLMKEIGQVFAEAVKDAGITKVVTIEASGIAPAVYVAEALGLPMIFAKKAKNITMTEGILTVEVYSFTKQVTSTVSIAGKFLNSDDKVLIIDDFLANGQAAKGLITIIEQAGAQVEAVGIVIEKSFQDGRQLLETAGYRVLSLARIAGFEKGQVVFTEADI, encoded by the coding sequence ATGAAAAAATTAGAAGAACGGATTCTCAGAGATGGACAAGTGTTAGGTGAAAATATCTTGAAAGTTGACTCTTTTCTGACCCATCAGGTTGATTTTTCATTGATGAAAGAAATTGGCCAAGTCTTTGCGGAGGCGGTAAAGGATGCAGGAATTACCAAGGTAGTGACTATTGAGGCTTCTGGTATTGCTCCAGCTGTCTACGTAGCAGAGGCTCTGGGGCTACCAATGATTTTCGCTAAGAAGGCCAAAAACATCACGATGACAGAAGGGATTTTGACGGTTGAAGTTTATTCTTTTACCAAGCAAGTGACTTCGACCGTTTCGATTGCTGGGAAATTTCTCAACTCTGACGATAAGGTGCTGATTATTGACGATTTTTTGGCTAATGGTCAGGCAGCCAAGGGCTTAATTACTATTATTGAGCAAGCAGGAGCTCAAGTTGAAGCGGTAGGCATTGTCATTGAAAAATCCTTTCAGGATGGCCGTCAACTTTTGGAAACTGCTGGTTATCGTGTTCTTTCTTTGGCGCGAATCGCAGGTTTTGAGAAAGGTCAGGTTGTCTTTACTGAGGCAGATATATGA
- a CDS encoding twin-arginine translocase TatA/TatE family subunit, which translates to MGLLKDIGVPGVIIIVLGALLIFGPKRLPELGQSIGKMFSEFKKAVNHAGEEDKTENKNEKE; encoded by the coding sequence ATGGGACTTTTAAAAGACATCGGAGTACCTGGGGTAATCATTATTGTTCTGGGAGCCCTGCTCATTTTCGGACCAAAACGCCTGCCCGAACTGGGACAATCAATCGGTAAAATGTTTTCAGAATTCAAAAAAGCAGTCAATCATGCTGGAGAGGAAGACAAGACCGAGAATAAAAATGAAAAAGAGTAA